The Chlorocebus sabaeus isolate Y175 chromosome 6, mChlSab1.0.hap1, whole genome shotgun sequence genome has a segment encoding these proteins:
- the CDC37 gene encoding hsp90 co-chaperone Cdc37: MVDYSVWDHIEVSDDEDETHPNIDTASLFRWRHQARVERMEQFQKEKEELDRGCRECKRKVAECQRKLKELEVAEGGKAELERLQAEAQQLRKEERSWEQKLEEMRKKEKSMPWNVDTLSKDGFSKSMVNTKPEKTEEDSEEVREQKHKTFVEKYEKQIKHFGMLRRWDDSQKYLSDNVHLVCEETANYLVIWCIDLEVEEKCALMEQVAHQTIVMQFILELAKSLKVDPRACFRQFFTKIKTADRQYMEGFNDELEAFKERVRGRAKLRIEKAMKEYEEEERKKRLGPGGLDPVEVYESLPEELQKCFDVKDVQMLQDAISKMDPTDAKYHMQRCIDSGLWVPNSKASEAKEGEEAGPGDPLLEAVPKTGDEKDVSV; encoded by the exons GCCCGGGTGGAGCGCATGGAGCagttccagaaggagaaggaggaactGGACAGGGGCTGCCGCGAGTGTAAGCGCAAGGTGGCTGAATGCCAGAGGAAGCTGAAGGAGCTGGAGGTGGCTGAGGGCGGCAAGGCAGAGTTGGAGCGGCTGCAGGCCGAGGCACAGCAGCTGCGCAAAGAGGAGCGGAGCTGGgagcagaagctggaagagatgCGCAAGAAGGAGAAGAGCATGCCCTGGAATGTGGACACACTCAGCAAAGACGGCTTCAGCAAG AGCATGGTCAACACCAAGCCCGAGAAGACAGAGGAGGACTCAGAGGAGGTGAGGGAGCAGAAACACAAGACCTTCGTGGAAAAGTACGAGAAACAGATCAAGCACTTTG GCATGCTCCGCCGCTGGGATGACAGCCAAAAGTACCTGTCAGACAATGTCCACCTGGTGTGCGAGGAGACGGCCAATTACCTGGTCATCTGGTGCATTGACctagaggtggaggag AAATGTGCACTCATGGAGCAGGTGGCCCACCAGACAATCGTCATGCAGTTTATCCTGGAGCTGGCCAAGAGCCTGAAGGTGGACCCCCGGGCCTGCTTCCGGCAGTTCTTCACTAAGATTAAG ACAGCCGATCGCCAGTACATGGAGGGTTTCAACGACGAGCTAGAAGCCTTCAAGGAGCGTGTGCGGGGCCGTGCCAAGCTGCGCATTGAGAAGGCCATGAAGGAGTATGAGGAGGAGGAGCGCAAGAAGCGGCTTGGCCCCGGCGGCCTGGACCCTGTCGAAGTCTACGAGTCCCTCCCTGAG GAACTCCAGAAGTGCTTCGATGTGAAGGACGTGCAGATGCTGCAAGATGCCATCAGCAAGATGGACCCCACC GACGCGAAGTACCACATGCAACGCTGCATTGACTCCGGCCTCTGGGTCCCCAACTCTAAGGCCagtgaggccaaggagggagaggaggcaggTCCTGGGGACCCGCTGCTGGAAGCTGTTCCCAAGACGGGAGATGAGAAGGATGTCAGCGTGTGA